A section of the Telopea speciosissima isolate NSW1024214 ecotype Mountain lineage chromosome 3, Tspe_v1, whole genome shotgun sequence genome encodes:
- the LOC122653920 gene encoding uncharacterized protein LOC122653920 — protein MSGVTLAVAPRTDVDDQTTTSTADPTKPPPSRVHQHQHQHQHQWGVMGSLRVIELQLVCFIMVFSASGLVPLFDLVFPAFISAYLLALSSWVFPSRHHDGQGKRTMVGESSEIIKGSGLFRLYVVVGTTVGLFLPLAYVLGGFARGDDHAVRSATPHLFLLSFQILTENIISGLSLFSPPVRALVPLLYTTRRIFVIIDWIYDVWFNKRLPANAELKDVVWFWFGKVLAAANFVYFSINLFGFLIPRFLPKAFESYFRERDEIHFKIAEDKRSSAPYNVSSYQTASAKKSN, from the exons atgTCGGGGGTAACTCTTGCCGTGGCACCTCGGACGGATGTAGATGACCAGACCACAACTTCCACTGCCGATCCAACGAAACCGCCACCGTCTCGGGtacaccaacaccaacaccaacaccaacaccaatGGGGAGTGATGGGGTCGCTGCGGGTGATAGAGCTACAACTGGTGTGCTTCATCATGGTATTCTCAGCGAGCGGTCTCGTCCCTCTCTTCGACCTCGTCTTCCCAGCTTTTATATCGGCTTACCTGTTAGCTCTTTCAAGCTGGGTTTTCCCTTCGCGGCACCACGACGGCCAGGGGAAGAGGACAATGGTGGGTGAGTCGTCGGAGATCATCAAGGGAAGCGGATTGTTTAGGTTATACGTGGTGGTGGGGACCACAGTTGGGCTGTTCTTGCCGTTGGCTTACGTCCTTGGTGGGTTCGCCAGAGGAGACGACCATGCGGTTCGCTCCGCTACACCTCACCTCTTCTTGCTCTCTTTCCAGATCCTCACTGAGAACATCATTAGTGGGTTGTCTCTGTTTTCTCCACCTGTGAGGGCTCTGGTGCCGCTGCTCTATACGACGAGGAGGATTTTCGTCATCATCGATTGGATCTACGACGTTTGGTTCAATAAGAGACTACCCGCAAATGCTGAACTTAAG GATGTGGTATGGTTTTGGTTCGGGAAGGTTTTGGCGGCGGCGAACTTTGTTTACTTTTCTATCAACTTGTTTGGGTTTCTGATCCCAAGGTTTCTTCCAAAGGCATTCGAGAGTTATTTCagggaaagagatgagatccACTTCAAGATTGCAGAGGACAAGCGATCATCTGCACCCTACAACGTCTCATCATATCAAACTGCTTCCGCAAAGAAATCCAATTGA